Within the Scyliorhinus canicula chromosome 6, sScyCan1.1, whole genome shotgun sequence genome, the region GACAAGAATGGTACAATTACATGAAGCAATGTAGTGACTCTATTCTGCTTGCATGCCAGTTAATCTGTTGTAGCATTTTATTCAAAGTTCATGCAAACCTGCAAGTAAAGCACTAATGCTGAAAACAAATAGATCACTCCAACTTCATTTGATGCTGTAAATACTGAAAAGATCAAATGTTGGAAGCATAGAAATGGCAAGctatcaatttttttttacaataataTCTACTCTTAATTTGAAGTGGTTTAATTCAAATCATTAGTCCATTTGGTAATTTTTCAAGCAAAAAAGTCTCAATTGCTCTCTTTATTTCAAATTGCATTTATCAGTCCAGGGCCGAATATACtggtggtggcggtggtggtggtggtggtgggggggggggggggggggggggggaggcaatttTCCTTTCTTGTGATTTCCACACTCGAATTATATGGCCAGTTTAGATGCATAGAATCtcgagagtgcagaaggaggccatttggcttattGCGTATGcacccaaccctctgaaagagcaccctaaccaggctcccaccctatccctgcaactccgtaaccacacttaacctgcacatccctggacactagaatcatagaagttacagtgcaggagttcattcagcccatcgagtctacaccagcccttggaaagagcatcccacttaagcacacacctccaccctatccccataacccagtaatcccatctaacctttttgggcacaaagggcaatttagcattgctaatccacctaatttgcactaatttggactgtgggaggaaaccggagcacccggaggaaacccacgcagacacggggagaactccgcacggtgcagacagtgacccaagccgggaatcgaacctgggaccatggagctgtgaggtaacagtgctaaccactgtgctaccatgccacaataagggcaatttaacatggccaatctacctaacctatacatctttggactctgggaggaaactggagaatagggaagaaacccacacagacatggggagaatgtgcaaacttcacacagtcacccaaggccggaattcaacccgCGTCActcgtgttgtgaggcagcagtgctaaccactgtgccatcatactGTCAGGATTTTTACATTCATTTTTAACTATATTTTCTTTAGTTTATAATTTGTTGTGAAATGCTGTTTCATGAATTTGCAATGCAATTTCAGTAAGAGAAGATCCAAAAAATTAAGTTGGTTCatcacttaattggaaaactttTGCTTCCATAGCTGAAGATGGAGATGATATCACAGAATGGCTAGCGCACTAAAAAAGGCCATTTGaaatgtgtctgtgctggctctccaaAAGAGCAATTTGCCGAGTGCCACTCCCCAGTCTTCTCCCCTTAGCCCTGTACGTTATTAATTTTCAGATAATAACCCAATTCCCTCTTAAATGCCTCAACTtatcctgcctccaccatacttctaggcagtgcattccaaaaccCAACCACTCATCCCATGAAagcgtttttcctcatgtcccgaTTGCTTCTTTGTCTAAATACCTTAAATGCGTGTGTTTTTGTCCTTGATCCCTTCATCAATGGAACAGTTTTTTCCTTTTCCTGTCTATGTTGTCCAGAATCTTCATGATTTTTGAataaaatctcctctcaaccttctcttctctgaGTAAAACAGTTAGTAGGTATATTGGAAAAGTTGGTACTAAGGTTTCCCTGGAACCATTTTGTGAATCATTTCTGCACTCTCTATTGCCTTCATATCTTTCCTAAACTGTTGCCTCCAGCGCTGGACACAATACTCTCGTCGAGACCAAATCAACGCATTATccaggttgaaatgaaatgaaaatcacttattgtcactagtaacataacttccttgcttttacatTATGTGccgctattaataaagcctatgaTGCTGTATGATTTATTAACCGCTCTCCCAACTTGTCTTACCACTTTTACGATTTATTACTCGGTCCTTttgtttctgtactctctccggtttcgtcccacaagtcccgaaagacgtgctgttaggtaatttggacattctaaattctccctctgtgtacccaaacaggtgccagaatgtggtgactaggggattttcacagtaacttcattgcagtgttaatgcaagcctacttgtgacactaataaagattattattattttgaattgtactctttattttatattatgtttctgcattgtttcataccagaatgaatcacttcacatttctaatACTGACCACTGCAGGAGTCCACGACAAACCTTCCCCCAGTCCAATCAACATTCATTAACTGTCTATTTCCTGTCACTTAGCCAATTTCTTATCCATGTCTCTACTGTTCAATTTATTCCATGAGTTATAACcctgctcacaagtctgttgtgcagCGTTTTATCAAATGTATTTTGGCAGTTCATGTACACCACAACAGCATTACACTCATCAGCCCTCACTGCTACCTCATCAAAACACTCAAGCAAGTTAGTAAAATGTGATTTTTCCTCAATAAAGCCATGTTGGCCTTCCTTAAATAACCAGAACTGCGACAAGTGATGATTAATGTCCCGAATTATTGTTTCTAGAAGCGTCCCCACAGTGAGTTTAACCTGACTTGATTCCATTTGTTGGGCATAGCTTTTTTGTGAAATATTGACAAATAAACTGACTGAATACAGAATAACAAatgactaataataatctttatcaataataatctttattagtgtcacaagtaagcttacattaacgctgcaatgaagttactgtgaaaatcctccagtcgccacactccggcgcctgttcaggtgcacagagagagagttcagaatgtccaattcaccgaacaagccaatctttcgggacttatgggagggaactggagtgcccggaggaaacccacgcagatacggggagaatgtgcagactcctcacagttagtgacccaggccaggaattgaatccaggtccctggcgctgtgaagcaacagtactaaccactgtgctaccatgcagcccctataataatctttattagtgtcacaagcaggcttacattaacactgccatgaagttactgtgaaaaaccacgagtcgccacactccggcgcctgttcagggtacactgagggacttCAGAATGTCTGATTCACCGATCAAGagtgccttttgggacttgtgggaggaaactagagcacccagaggaaacccaagcagacacagggagaacgtgcagactccacacagacagtgccccaagccgggaatcaaacccaggtccctggtgttgtgaagcaacagtgctatccatatTATGATATGATTTTTAATAGGATCTCACGAATGAATATTTTTTACATTTAAATCTAGCAATGGTGAAAACATATATCATAATATTTTGGCATTAAAATTTGTTCACTAATGTTTGAAGTGTAAGTGCAGTACCAATCAACAGGATTCAcatacatatgaacatacaaatgaggagcaggagaatgccaaTTGGCCCctctttttttcataaatttagagtacccaattctgtttttccaattaaggggcaatttagtgtggcaaatccacctaccctgcacatctttgggttgtgggggcgaaacccatgcaaacacggggataatgtgtaaactccacacgaataGTGACGCAGGGCtgggatccaacccgggtcctcagcttcatgaggcagcagtgctcaccactgggcCAGCGTGCTGCCCCCCCTTCATTTGGCCCCtcatgcctgctctgccatttagaaAGATCATGACTGACATGCATGtatcttcaaccccacattcttgCCTACCCCTGATTTcaccccctcattaatcaagaatctctctagctttgccttaaaaatattgttCAGGAAGATAGTCCCGGAAACTCACAACCCTccaagagaaaatatttctcttcatctctgtctgaagtgagcgaccctttatttttaaaaagtgaccccaagttctccgacaagaggaaacagtCTCTGAACCATCAATATTGTTTCGATATTAAATGTTTTGATAAATTTACCTCTTACTTTTCTAAACTCTAGTCATAAGGCCAGAGCCTATTTCTAGTGTTAGTCTgctaaatcttctctgaacaaCTTCTAATACTTATGCATatcttcttaaataaggagaccaatactgtacatagtactccagatgtgatctcaccaatgtcctttacaactgaagcataacctcccactTTTGTAATAAATTCCTCTCAcaaattataacattctattagcgtTCCTAAATACTTGCTGTACCAGTGTACCAGgtatttgtgattcatgcactaggattcccagatccctctgcacctatgtgaggagaaagagattggtaatgacaaatgtaggccccgtaaaggcagaaacaggggaatgtataataagggacaaagaaatggctgagcaattgaatacatactttggttctgtcttcacaaaagaggacacaaatcagatatcagaaatgttgtagaatgaaaggtttagtgagagggaagaactgagggtgaTCAATATTGGTAGACAAATAGTGCTGGGAAAATtggtgggattgaaggcagataaatccccagggcctgatagtctgcatcccagagtgtttaaggaagtggctctggaaatagtggatgtattggtggtcatcttccgggattctatagactctgaaacagtccctgcagattggagggtagttaatgtcactccaatattcaaaaagggaggtagagagaaagcagggacttatagatcagtaagcctaacatcggtagtggggaacattcttgaatccattatcaagggctttatagcggaacatttagaaagcagtggcaggatcagtcagagtcagcatggatttatgaaggggaaatcatgcttgacaaatctgttggaattctttgaaaatgtaactagtacagttgacaagggggagccagttgatgtggtatatatatggtatatttggactttcagaaggcgtttgacaaggtcccacagaagagattattgtgcaagattaaagcagATGGGATTGGAggagtgtattgaggtggatagaaaactggttggcagagaggaaacaaagagtaggagttAATGGgttcttttcaaattggcaggcagtaactagtggagtgccacagaaatcggtgctaggacccccaactattcacaatatatattaatggatgagggaacaaaatgaaaCATCTcagagtttgctgatgataccaagttgggtgggagggtgaactgtgacgaggatgaagagatcctacagcaagatctggaaaggttgagtgaatgggcaaatcaatggcagatgcagtataatttgaataagtgtgtggttattcactttggaagcaaaaacaggaaggcagattactacctgaacagTTGTAAATTAGCAGAGggaagtgtgcagtgggaccttggtgtccttgtgcaccagtcgctgaagataagcatgcagattcagcaggcggtaaagaaggctaatggtatgttgccttcattgcgagaggtttcgagtacaggagcagggatgtgttgttgcaattatacagggccttggtgaggccacacatagactattgtgtgcagttttggtctctttttctgaggaagggtgttcttgctcttGAAGGAGTGTagattaccagactgattccaggaatggcagactgtcatatgaggagggacTGTTCTGATTGGAgtacagaagaatgaggggggatctcattgagacttacaaaattctaacaggactagacagggtaaatgcagggaagatgttctcgatggtggttatgtccagaaccaggggtcgcagtataaattgtaaaaagctgAGAAAACAGCACTGATCACAGTGGTATACCACTCATTACATCCTGTCAACTAGAAAAAGATCCATTAATGCAAACAAtgtttcctgttagccagccagtcatcaatccatgccaatatgttacaccAAGAGCTTTTATTTTATGCAGTAACCTTtggtgtgacaccttatcaaaagccttctggaaatctcagTATAGTACACCCACCAGCTTTCCTTTCTCCACAACACATGtgactcaaagaactctaataatttGGTtatacatgatttccctttcataaaaccatgttaactctgcctgattacctttcATTTTTCCAAGTGTACTTCTATAACATCTTCAATAAAGGCTTTTAACAATTTCCCTTTGAcaaatgttaggctaactggcctgtgatTTCCTGCTTTGTCTCCCTTcctttgctatcttccaatctaatcgAACCTTCCAGGgaactttggaaaattaaaaccaatgcatcaactatctcacaagTCATTTATTTTAAGATCTCAGGAGGAAGCCAATCCCCACCAGGAGATTTGTCAGCCTGCAGACTCAACAATTCATTCattaccacttccctggtgattgtaattttcctaacttcctccctcacttccatttcctgatttacagctatttctgggatgttacctgTGTCCTCTATAGGGCAGGccaatgcaaaatacctgtttaacTCATCCGGCATAACCCTACTTTTCATTACAAGTTCCCCAGTTGCACATTCTATAGCACCAATGCTTATTTTGTTAACTCATTCCTCAtttaagtgtcttatttaaaCTCTtactatatattttttccaaaccTCGATATTTTACTGCTAATTTTCCCACCTCCTCTTTTTCTGGTGCATGTGCTGACTATTTGGTGGTTAGGCACCCTTCTAGTATGAGCTTTACCATGAATCTCATTTAGCAGGAGGTTCTATAGAGTAATGAACTTTCCTTTCTTCAATCTAGTTTTATCCAGAACACTGCCCAATACACATGATCAATTGGAAATCCAGATGTGGTGAATTGCAATTTCATTAGTGAATAAAATGAGGAATGGAGGTAGTTATCCATCAGAATACTATAATATGGCGAGCCGGTAATGGATACGTAATGGATacaccgactcccacagctacctcaactacagctcttcacatcccacatcctgtaaggacgCCATCCTAGTTCCTTCACCTTCGCCACATTTGTTTCGCTGATGCCATTTTACAAAacagtgctgctgacatgtcttccgTCTTCCTTAATTGTGGGTTCCCGTGCACTAAggtcgacagggctctcaacTGCTCCGACCCATCTCCCGCATCTCTGCTCTCACCCCATCTCCTCTCTCCCAAAGCCAGGATAGGGTTCTCCTTTTCCTcaattttcaccccaccagcctttgCATTCAAAGAATCACCATCTGCCAGTTCCACCAacaccagcatgatgccaccactaaacacatcttcccctcactcctgtGTCAGCATTTCACAGGGACCTTTACCTCTGGGATACTTGGGTCCACTCATCCAtcatcccaacacctcccactcctcccacagcaccttcccatgcaatcgatGAATGTgcaacacctgcctctttacctCTGTCTGCTCACATGCAAAAACCTAAACACTCTTTCAACTGAGGCAGTGCTtcatgtgcacctccttcaatctggtctattgcatttattGCTCCCAATGCTGTCTTCtccacattggagagactaaaccaAACTGGGTGACTACTTTGCAGAACACTTCCAGTTgatccgcaagcaggacccagaccttcctgtcgcttgccatttcagctcaccgtcctgctctcatgtccacatatcTGTCCgtggcctgttgcaatgttccaaGTGAAGCCCAATGTAAActgaaggaacagcacctcatcttccatttGGAaaattacagccttccggacttaacatagCGTTCAAAAACTTCAGACAGTGAACtcgctcctccaccttcaccccatttttatttctatcaatttatttacattttttccattgatctgttttcctctcaccattgtccccctccccacaccccaccctacctcacttgggccatctgttccctgttccttaCGCTGCTTACCTtttttctgccattaacacagtcTAATCTCTTATTGTGCCACTATCAGTACCCTTCATAGCTTTGATcattccatttacattccctgtctttctgtccacaacatctttgtcaatgtcCACCtatccaatcccccctccccccacaacagtcCAAACCTGACccagtttcctgttttctccagctttacatagaacatagaacattacagcgcagtacgggccccaAAGAGtaatctggactcaaaatgttagtccCCATCTGGCTcatcagatgctgtcagacttgtttTTGTATCTGACTGAATACTCAGATTGCTCCAACTGACGGCACTTAGTCAACTTAACTTTTTATTTTTTAACTTGTAAATATCAAGTGTAAAAAAAAAGGCCATTCCTTGCATCTGAATATTTCTTGCAGCAGAAATAAAAAGTTTTGTCTATGCTTCTCTGCTCTAATACAGGCCTCACCTTGAACTATACTGAGCGATGTCGGAGTCAGCAAGATAGGGAAGTTTCCAGCATTCCCTTGCTGTTCTGGTAAAAGCTTATAACCACTCAGGGTCATTGGGACAAGTTCGTGAGGTGAGGAATTGGCCAGAATGCAAACTTGCGGCACCACAGAAGTCCAGTTCGGTTTGTAGATGCTGAGCTCTGACTCCAGGAAAAGCCCCTGTTTGATCTTTCTGATTCCTAAGTGAATGATTTCAAGTACATTCAAAAACAAAGAGGATGCGGCTATGCTGAGCATGAAGAGGATGAAAATGGTCTTTTCTGTGGGCCTCGAAACGAAACAATCCACAGTATTGGGGCAGGGCGATCGCAGGCACTTGTAGAGAGGATCAAGTCGAAATCCGTACAGGAGATATTGACCTACCATGAAACCAATCTCCATCGTCAATCTGATCAGTATCTGGAGGACGTAAGTGCGTAAAAGTGTACCTTGGAGAGGTGCCTTATTCACCTTGCGCTGCTCCTCCAACTTTCTCAGTTCTTTTTCCAACCTTTTGTGCTCTTCTATCATCAGCTCATTTTCTTCCAGTTCGGCTCGGATATGAGCTTTCTTCCTCTGCCTTTCTTTCTCGAGTGCCCTCAGCCGGTAGAGTGCGTGACCCATGTAAACCAAGGATGGCGAAGACACAAAGATGATCTGTAAGACCCAGTACCTAATGAGAGAAATGGGGAAGGCCTGGTCGTAGCAGACGTTCCTGCAACCTGGTTGCTCTGTGTTGCAAATGAATTCAGCTTGTTCATcatcccaaacatcttcagcagcTACGCCAAGAACCAGCATCCTGAAAATGAATAGGATTGTCAACCAGATCTTTCCCATGATCGTTGAGTGAACATGCACCTCTTCCAAAATGCTTCCCAGTAAATTCCAATCACCCATCTTCACAACCTCATTTCTTCTCACTTTGAAAACAGCAAACACGTCAACCTTTCCACCACAGAATCCTATCTAgccaccccagtgctcaatgttgttctctctgcctgtCCTTATTACTTGCTCTCAGCATTTATTTGCCAATCGATCCTTTGGGTTCGggtcaatactgtacacaatatgtGCGACCCATCCCCCAGTGAACACTGAACAATTGGAAAGTGAACTATTTCAATAAACTGTTTATTAAAAGCTCTGTACTTCAATTTTTGTcagctattattattaaatggtgcAACACAGGAGGAGGTTATTCATTTTAATCATTTTTGGTAGAACTATCCAATTAATCACTGTCCCCTGTTTTTTCGTCATTAAAGTTTAATTgtttcccttcaagtatttaccAAACTGTCTTGAATGTTAGCATTGAATCTGCCACCCTTTCATGCAGGGTACACCAGATCATAAAaaaattgggctggattccccgctctTCCAACTGTGTATTTCACGACAGCAGTGGGAGTCTCTACTCCCGtcgcctgtcaatgggatttcctatcgaagccccccgccccccccccccactgctggcaGGAAACCTGTGAGTACAGGTGTGCTGCTGGTTGGAAAAATAAATCGcagcggccagagaattccagccattatgTCTAAAAAAAGGATTTCCTGAGGCTTCATGTGGTTCTGTGGTTAACAAGACTCCTGCTAGTGGAAGAAAAAAGGCTCCTGGTTACTTGTTCCATCAAAATTATTTATGATTTTGAAAACCtttatcaaatttcctcttaaccttctctgctgtaaggCCAATCAACCCA harbors:
- the gja10b gene encoding gap junction protein alpha 10 b; this encodes MGDWNLLGSILEEVHVHSTIMGKIWLTILFIFRMLVLGVAAEDVWDDEQAEFICNTEQPGCRNVCYDQAFPISLIRYWVLQIIFVSSPSLVYMGHALYRLRALEKERQRKKAHIRAELEENELMIEEHKRLEKELRKLEEQRKVNKAPLQGTLLRTYVLQILIRLTMEIGFMVGQYLLYGFRLDPLYKCLRSPCPNTVDCFVSRPTEKTIFILFMLSIAASSLFLNVLEIIHLGIRKIKQGLFLESELSIYKPNWTSVVPQVCILANSSPHELVPMTLSGYKLLPEQQGNAGNFPILLTPTSLSIVQEPTDEAGRDYSMDPLQDLEQYTRQYLDEHVVQHSNQMKHSHQTLEIQNQVSSGANVYKKPQQNDIGSKTSHSIHNGLEQTKLTTYPSNQMEISVSTHNTLRKQSRVSSYKDYQESADAQECGQLSTMRKISCTGSKSKMISESALASRPGSPDSTNVSSSESKYKEERSPVTHTSSGRRLSMSMLLELSSIMKK